A stretch of Plectropomus leopardus isolate mb chromosome 24, YSFRI_Pleo_2.0, whole genome shotgun sequence DNA encodes these proteins:
- the nbeal1 gene encoding neurobeachin-like protein 1 isoform X2, with amino-acid sequence MASKERLYEVWMLYCTKRDPDYLKLWLEIFISSYERCLDVDFEKPPSRPEEVPPVLTLLPDNILQVLRHQLLQCVQKASDGLEPEQQNLALLLLKFLIIICRNLSNVEEIGTCSYINHIITMTTLYIQQLKSKTKEKEMADQSQAEEFVRHALAFCESLYDPYRNWRHRTCGEQLGTVERSRQKYKAAPLTVEFVPFFYQCFQESEHLKESLKCCLLHLFGAIVAGDQRNALLAISPATMEVLMRVLADCSMGSCSSDEGEDWDSEAPDRKALLTLGCLREVVQRLLASSSDQRQVEIASVLENYFKLLNSDPAAVVASKQQQQQAKGRVPTLGRHWESRFVALQVNMLDTIRDMFLCSDRPVLQAIFLNSNCFEHLTRLLQNSKLVNARCTAADKDQKDITNNRLLTGERDTQVFQGRLDSLAVATIKALTTVMHKSPAAKEVFKERIGYNHLYEVLTSLGQPSRHLLKELMNMAVEGEHSSVGLLGISNVEPLLLLVQWLPELDSSEQQLFTADWLRRLSCLNRQTRATCVNAAMVMRALAGLERHQRLHRACAESLLGLLGLLGSQSLSARELLVLLRLLRPPESTQAHPYVGPALRALLAMVRKQGLESAMQYFDLSPSMAGIVVPTVQRWPGSAFSFFAWLSLDQEQLGPLSKDKRKQLYSFFTPGGTGFEAFISSVGVLVVAVCTKKEYVTVMLPDYCFCDSLWHSIGVVHVPGKRPFGQSLVYIYVDGQQKLSAPLKYPTMTEPFISCCIGSAGHRTTTPPPSQIPDPPFSSATTPTTRSSLGAILSPQTWGGLLGGKPESVTKLISAGTQDSEWGSPTSLQGQLGSVMVFHEPLQPNHIKAICSAGPNCISPFKAQESDLGDLSSKLLLHYSPKACRNPICLDLSPNMLHGRLTGNKVVNWDIKDMINCVGGLPVLLPILEQLALITPDQQASDPAAGSDFITPDVTTPAEGDWVILPSNRASEARLEKNLVATFLLVLKHFLQRHLINQENLLHSHGVATLGALLQKLPAGHVDVSVLVAVQLLIEQVTYEKNQALLQQLHTHLLFNFNIWNKGDFPLRIGHIQYMSTVIKDNRKHFRKKYGVQFLLDTVRLYYGKNSNKESDLSEDDIRTIRASLCGLIKYYISKGMSQDEMHSLLGYIAAIGDEEQLCGLLELLISLLQTSPARDQLFLLLFEPGAADSCYALLLNNKHSDRLRELVFKLFERMLRCDRVYEKNKQRLRLREAGYAGLSLLFSELNITPTLIRCLLNQVLHTDNVVNYKDLMALVQLTHRAGPSVRLLVCKRVYQLLQSQQDAAVQISRQQCWQDTLMRLYLRGEASLPLRGADTISACSLDLSRSAGGSTNRLELPLERRTRAGSTGRLDRLEDDRLSIGDTRSVDSMDNGDVISLLDTPSSCASTEPQLHVKPWVVGKSGGLTLDLSHLQAYEGGESGSQTPGSMPSTPSPLESSKPFPGGSGDRDATSSLTEDSFLFSDNISLGESFNNAERAEEELCTMLLEIVLCVMWRGVEGSDDSAWLERGQVFSALTKLGTANELLLPVDQIKLSLMERMLEWAVSDNREPSAATLPQHTENAVRLLHMVQDFLQAEGLVNPALWTEKVLEETVTLMDSLMVWYTSGTQWFQLSQVGLRLLLGFMAQEDPDVCAMATAKLNGILQTKEVTSQDEACYLLGKVECILRRSIQEQTEETYTFLVPLLRTLLSKVHRLLYMELHLPQLPDTNGSPSFFEDFQLYCNSPEWRVYLDKYIIPYMKQYEIETFSQGHETMALYWKECYEAFMVSLHKRERERGESKIRFQEQFVEPFSRRGRQENLRYNSMLKQQHSQNSATLRQWKAARRGLVCERGPWADRQQDEMHWRLSSAENFSRMRLKLVRNYNFDPHREASALRDNLGVHQQRINPESLLLEAVKQVKVSDLEDDILELPEEDPAAANNQVEAEEAGQKEKLVLWEDCELVTVVDVVPGRLELTTQHINFYDSSQEKEEGVGHDFKWPLSQIREVHLRRYNLRRSALEIFLIDQTNYFLNFKKEVRNKVYSRMLLLRSLSLYGTRSPQELLKASGLTQKWVNREISNFDYLMQLNTIAGRTYNNLAQYPVFPWILADYTSEELDLSDPRVFRDLSKPVAVLNERNAKAVREKYESFEDPTGTIDKFHYGTHYSNAAGVMHYLIRVEPFTSLHIQLQSGRFDCADRQFHSIPATWQTLMDNPNDVKELIPEFFYFPEFLENQNGFDLGRLQISKERVNDVVLPKWAKSPEDFIYKHRKALESEYVSAHLHEWIDLIFGYKQKGPAAVEALNVFYYCTYEGAVDLDAITDEKERKALEGMISNFGQTPCQLLKEPHPVRLSQEEVEKRKAQLDSCPLSMFEHLSDLKSFFVEGISDSVPLVKAVVPKNQSHSFITQGSPDTMVTVSQNCLVGTHGWLPYNKNISNYFTFIKDPTVSNTKTQRFLSGPFAPGVEVTSGLFVVSHDGKLLFSGGHWDNSLRVTSLVKGKTVGQHIRHMDIVTCLSTDHCGIHLISGSRDTTCMVWQVLQQGGAPVGLYPKPVQVLYGHTDEVVSVSISTELDMAVSGSRDGTVIIHTVRRGQYMRCLRPPCDSSLPLSILHLAVSWEGHLLVHTCLEGKATLKDKNALHLYSVNGKHLCSEPLKEQVTDMCVSGEYVVIGSEQGYLSIRDLYSLSLCAEPMAMRVPVRCVSVTKEQSHVLVGLEDGKLIIVGVGKPAEVKNSLRNYIAQSLEGSPLMASPLLAPLRARSPTRLLHQRDQLVFSPTSSSHKPQRL; translated from the exons AGGAACGCTCTGCTCGCCATCTCTCCAGCCACCATGGAGGTGTTGATGCGCGTGCTCGCTGACTGCTCCATGGGCAGCTGCTCCTCAGATGAGGGCGAGGACTGGGACAGCGAGGCCCCCGACCGTAAGGCGCTGCTGACTCTGGGCTGCCTGCGGGAGGTGGTGCAACGCCTCCTGGCCTCAAGCTCCGACCAGCGGCAAGTGGAGATCGCCTCCGTGCTGGAAAACTACTTCAAGCTGCTCAACTCGGACCCGGCGGCTGTCGTTGCttccaaacagcagcagcagcaagccaAGGGCCGAGTGCCGACACTGGGCCGACATTGGGAGAGCAGATTTGTGGCGCTGCAAGTAAACATGCTAG ACACTATCAGGGACATGTTCCTGTGTTCAGACAGGCCAGTTCTACAAGCCATCTTCCTCAACAGTAACTGCTTTGAGCATCTGACACGACTGCTGCAGAACAGCAAG ctggtTAATGCTAGGTGCACGGCGGCAGACAAGGACCAGAAAGATATAACCAACAACAGGTTactgacaggagagagggacaCTCAG GTGTTTCAAGGGCGGCTAGACTCCCTCGCTGTAGCAACCATCAAAGCCCTGACAACAGTGATGCACAAATCACCAGCTGCAAAG GAGGTGTTCAAGGAGAGGATTGGTTACAATCACTTGTATGAAGTGCTCACGTCACTCGGCCAGCCATCACGGCACCTCCTCAAAGAGCTGATGAACATG gcagTGGAGGGGGAGCACTCCTCGGTGGGGCTCTTGGGCATCAGTAATGTGGAGCCCTTGTTGCTGCTGGTCCAGTGGCTCCCAGAGCTGGACTCATCGGAGCAGCAGCTTTTTACCGCCGACTGGCTCCGCCGCCTCAGCTGCCTCAACCGCCAAACCCGCGCCACCTGCGTTAATGCCGCCATGGTCATGCGAGCTCTGGCAGGCCTGGAACGCCACCAACGGCTACACCGAGCTTGCGCAGAGAGCCTGTTGGGGCTGCTGGGCTTACTGGGCTCCCAGTCCTTGAGCGCAAGGGAACTCCTGGTACTCCTGCGCCTTCTCAGGCCTCCGGAGTCCACACAAGCTCACCCATATGTGGGTCCTGCCCTGAGAGCCCTCCTGGCTATGGTACGGAAGCAGGGCCTGGAGAGCGCCATGCAGTACTTTGACTTATCACCCAGCATGGCCGGCATCGTAGTCCCAACAGTGCAGCGCTGGCCAGGATCGGCCTTTAGTTTTTTTGCCTGGTTGTCACTCGATCAGGAGCAGCTTGGCCCACTCAGCAAGGACAAGAGGAAGCAGCTgtacag CTTTTTTACCCCCGGAGGGACGGGGTTTGAGGCCTTCATCAGCTCCGTGGGTGTGCTTGTGGTGGCTGTTTGCACGAAGAAGGAGTATGTCACCGTCATGCTGCCCGACTACTGCTTCTGTGACTCTCTCTGG CACAGCATCGGTGTGGTGCACGTACCAGGAAAGAGGCCATTTGGGCAGAGTCTTGTGTACATTTATGTAGATGGACAGCAGAAACTGTCGGCCCCCCTCAAGTATCCCACCATGACAGAG CCGTTTATCTCCTGCTGCATCGGCTCAGCAGGCCACCGGACCACCACTCCCCCGCCCTCACAGATCCCAGATCCTCCCTTCTCCTCCGCCACCACGCCCACCACTCGCTCCTCACTGGGCGCAATCCTGTCGCCGCAGACCTGGGGGGGCCTGCTGGGAGGGAAGCCTGAGTCTGTGACCAAACTCATCTCTGCAGGGACCCAGGACAGCGAGTGGGGAAGTCCTACCTCCTTGCAGGGGCAGCTGGGAAGCGTCATGGTCTTTCATGAACCCCTGCAGCCCAACCACATCAAAGCCATCTGCAGTGCTG GTCCAAACTGCATCTCTCCATTCAAAGCCCAGGAATCAGACCTCGGCGACCTTTCTTCCAAATTGCTGCTGCACTATTCGCCTAAG GCGTGTAGGAACCCCATCTGTCTAGATCTGTCTCCAAACATGCTGCATGGGCGCCTGACTGGGAACAAAGTTGTCAACTGGGATATCAAG GATATGATCAACTGTGTGGGCGGCCTGCCGGTGCTCCTCCCTATACTGGAGCAGTTGGCCCTGATTACACCTGATCAGCAGGCCAGTGATCCTGCAGCTGGCTCAGACTTCATTACCCCTGATGTGACCACGCCAGCCGAGGGGGATTGGGTCATTCTTCCATCCAACAGGGCTTCAG AGGCACGTCTGGAGAAGAATCTGGTGGCCACCTTCCTGTTGGTGCTGAAGCATTTCCTGCAGAGACACCTTATCAACCAGGAGAATCTGCTCCACTCGCACGGTGTCGCCACGCTGGGAGCGCTGCTGCAGAAG cTGCCAGCAGGTCATGTGGATGTCAGCGTGCTGGTTGCTGTGCAGCTGCTGATAGAGCAGGTGACATATGAGAAGAATCAGGctcttctgcagcagcttcacacTCATCTGCTGTTCAATTTCAACATCTGGAACAAAGGAGACTTCCCTCTACGTATAG GTCACATCCAGTACATGTCCACCGTCATCAAAGACAACAGGAAgcacttcagaaaaaaatacgGCGTTCAGTTCCTTTTGGACACTGTACGCCTTTACTACGG GAAGAACAGTAATAAAGAGAGTGACCTGAGCGAGGACGACATTCGGACCATCCGTGCGTCTCTCTGCGGCCTCATCAAGTACTACATCAGCAAGGGCATGTCACAGGATGAGATGCACAGCCTTCTGGGATACATCGCTGCCATTGGAGACGAGGAGcag ttgtGTGGGCTGCTGGAGTTGTTAATCAGCCTCCTTCAGACCAGTCCGGCTAGAGACCAgctcttcctgctcctctttgAGCCAGGGGCGGCCGACTCCTGCTACGCTCTCCTCCTCAACAATAAGCACTCAGATCGACTCAGAGAACTTGTCTTCAAG CTGTTTGAGCGCATGTTGCGCTGCGACCGCGTTTACGAGAAGAATAAGCAGCGCTTGAGGCTAAGGGAGGCAGGCTACGCCGGCCTGTCGCTGCTCTTCTCTGAACTTAACATCACTCCAACACTCATCCGCTGTCTCCTCAACCAGGTCCTCCACACAG ATAATGTGGTGAACTACAAGGACCTGATGGCTCTGGTCCAGCTCACTCACCGGGCCGGGCCCAGCGTGCGCCTCCTCGTCTGTAAGAGG GTTTACCAGCTGCTACAATCCCAACAAGACGCTGCCGTCCAGATCTCCAGGCAGCAGTGTTGGCAGGACACTCTGATGCGACTATACCTGCGCGGTGAAGCGTCGTTGCCACTGCGCGGCGCTGACACCATCAGCGCCTGCAGCCTGGACCTGAGCCGGTCCGCCGGTGGCAGCACCAACCGCCTGGAGCTGCCTCTGGAGAGGAGAACGCGTGCAGGCAGCACCGGCCGCCTGGATCGGCTGGAGGATGACCGGCTCAGCATAGGTGACACTCGTTCCGTGGACAGCATGGACAACGGTGATGTCATCTCGCTGCTGGACACGCCATCTTCCTGTGCCTCCACCGAGCCGCAGCTACACGTCAAGCCGTGGGTGGTGGGCAAGTCAGGGGGCTTGACGCTAGACTTGTCCCACCTGCAGGCCTACGAGGGTGGGGAGAGCGGCAGCCAGACGCCTGGCAGCATGCCCAGCACACCGTCCCCCCTGGAGAGCTCTAAACCTTTCCCAGGAGGCTCCGGGGATCGAGATGCAACTTCCTCCCTCACTGAAGACAGCTTTCTCTTCAGTGACAACATCTCACTGGGCGAGTCCTTCAACAATGCTGAG CGGGCGGAGGAAGAGCTTTGCACCATGCTGCTGGAGATCGTGCTGTGCGTGATGTGGCGCGGTGTGGAAGGGTCAGACGACTCGGCGTGGCTGGAGCGCGGCCAGGTCTTCTCAGCTCTCACCAAACTGGGAACCGCCAAcgagctgctgcttcctgtcgACCAAATCAAACTCAG TCTGATGGAGCGTATGTTGGAGTGGGCGGTGAGTGATAACCGCGAGCCATCAGCCGCCACGTTGCCGCAGCACACGGAGAACGCGGTGCGGTTGCTTCACATGGTACAAGACTTCCTGCAGGCGGAGGGCCTCGTCAATCCGGCGCTGTGGACGGAGAAGGTGCTGGAGGAGACGGTGACGCTGATGGACAGCCTCATGGTGTGGTACACGTCTGGCACTCAGTGGTTCCAGCTCTCCCAAGTCGGACTGAGACTGCTGCTGGGCTTCATGGCTCAGGAGGACCCTGAT GTGTGCGCCATGGCCACCGCCAAACTCAACGGCATTCTGCAAACCAAGGAGGTGACCAGCCAGGACGAGGCCTGCTACCTGCTTGGTAAAGTGGAGTGCATCCTGCGGCGCTCCATCCaggagcagacagaggagaCGTACACCTTCCTGGTTCCTCTGCTGCGAACGTTGCTCTCCAAAGTCCACCGCCTCCTCTACATGGAGCTGCACCTCCCCCAGCTCCCCGACACCAACGGCAGCCCGTCCTTTTTTGAGGACTTCCAGCTGTACTGCAACTCACCCGAGTGGCGCGTCTACCTCGACAAATAT ATTATTCCGTACATGAAGCAGTATGAAATCGAAACATTCAGCCAGGGCCATGAGACCATGGCGCTGTACTGGAAGGAGTGCTACGAGGCATTCATGGTCAGCCTGcataagagagagagggagagaggggagagcaaGATCCGCTTCCAG GAGCAATTTGTGGAGCCTTTCTCACGGCGAGGCCGCCAGGAGAACCTCCGCTACAACAGCATGTTGAAGCAGCAGCACAGCCAAAACAGCGCCACACTCAGGCAGTGGAAGGCAGCACGCAGGGGTCTGGTGTGTGAGAGAGGACCCTGGGCTGATAG ACAGCAGGATGAGATGCACTGGAGGCTGTCCAGTGCTGAGAACTTCTCCCGCATGAGGCTGAAGCTGGTTCGTAATTACAACTTTGACCCGCACCGAGAGGCCAGCGCTCTAAGAGACAACCTGG GTGTCCATCAGCAGCGTATAAACCCCGAGTCTCTGCTGCTAGAAGCTGTGAAGCAGGTCAAAGTCAGCGACCTTGAAGACGACATCCTGGAGCTGCCGGAGGAAGACCCCGCTGCTGCCAACAACCA AGTTGAAGCAGAGGAGGCCGGCCAGAAGGAGAAGCTGGTGCTGTGGGAGGACTGTGAGCTGGTGACGGTGGTGGACGTGGTGCCTGGCCGCCTGGAACTCACCACGCAACACATTAACTTCTACGACAGCAGCCAGGAGAAAGAAGAAG GAGTGGGTCACGACTTCAAATGGCCGCTGTCTCAGATCCGAGAGGTCCACCTGCGGCGTTATAACTTGCGGCGTTCAGCTCTGGAGATCTTCCTCATCGACCAGACCAATTACTTCCTCAACTTCAAGAAAGAG gTGAGGAATAAGGTCTACAGCCGCATGTTGCTGCTGCGTTCTCTGAGCCTTTACGGAACCCGCTCGCCGCAGGAGCTCCTCAAAGCCTCGGGACTGACACAG AAATGGGTGAACCGGGAGATTTCCAACTTTGACTATTTGATGCAACTCAACACGATTGCAGGCAGAACGTACAACAACCTGGCTCAGTACCCCGTG tttccCTGGATTCTAGCCGACTACACCTCAGAAGAGCTGGACCTGTCTGATCCTCGGGTGTTCAGGGACCTGTCAAAGCCAGTAGCAGTACTAAACGAACGCAATGCCAAGGCTGTTAGAGAGAA GTACGAAAGTTTCGAGGACCCGACAGGCACCATCGACAAGTTCCATTATGGCACCCACTACTCAAATGCTGCCGGTGTGATGCACTACTTGATCAGAGTGGAGCCCTTCACCTCCCTGCACATCCAGCTGCAGAGTGGACG GTTCGACTGTGCTGACCGCCAGTTCCACTCTATCCCCGCGACGTGGCAGACCCTCATGGACAACCCCAACGACGTCAAAGAGCTCATCCCAGAGTTCTTCTATTTCCCAGAATTCCTTGAGAACCAAAATG GTTTTGATCTGGGTCGCCTGCAGATCTCTAAGGAAAGAGTTAATGATGTTGTTCTGCCCAAATGGGCCAAGTCCCCTGAGGACTTCATCTACAAGCACCGTAAAGCCCTG GAGTCGGAGTACGTATCCGCCCACCTTCATGAGTGGATCGATCTGATCTTTGGTTACAAGCAGAAGGGCCCTGCAGCCGTGGAGGCCCTCAATGTCTTCTACTACTGCACATATGAGG GTGCGGTTGACCTGGATGCCATCACTGATGAAAAGGAGCGCAAGGCCCTGGAAGGCATGATCAGCAACTTTGGACAGACACCCTGCCAGTTACTCAAG GAGCCCCATCCGGTGCGTCTGTCTCAGGAGGAAGTGGAGAAGAGGAAGGCTCAGCTGGACTCGTGTCCTCTCAGCATGTTTGAACACCTCAGCGACCTCAAGTCCTTCTTTGTTGAG GGCATCAGTGACAGCGTGCCGCTGGTAAAGGCCGTGGTGCCAAAAAATCAGTCCCATTCCTTCATCACCCAGGGGAGCCCTGACACTATG GTGACAGTTAGTCAGAACTGCCTGGTCGGGACCCATGGGTGGCTGCCTTACAACAAGAACATCTCCAACTACTTCACCTTTATCAAGGACCCCACAGTGTCAAACACCAA GACCCAGCGTTTCCTCTCTGGACCCTTTGCCCCCGGCGTGGAGGTAACATCAGGGCTGTTTGTGGTCTCCCACGATGGCAAGTTGCTCTTCAGCGGTGGCCACTGGGACAACAGCCTCCGGGTCACCTCCCTGGTTAAGGGCAAGACTGTTGGACAGCACATCAGACACATGG ATATTGTGACCTGTTTGTCAACAGACCACTGCGGCATTCACCTGATCTCCGGCTCCAGAGACACAACCTGCATGGTGTGGCAGGTTCTGCAGCAG GGTGGAGCTCCTGTGGGTCTCTATCCCAAACCAGTTCAGGTGTTGTACGGGCACACAGATGAGGTGGTCAGTGTCAGTATCAGCACAGAGCTAGACATGGCTGTGTCGGGGTCACGG GATGGGACAGTGATCATCCACACAGTGCGTCGTGGTCAGTACATGCGTTGCCTGCGACCGCCGTGCGACAGCTCCCTGCCGCTCTCTATCCTCCACCTGGCCGTGTCCTGGGAGGGTCACCTGCTGGTCCACACCTGCCTCGAGGGCAAAGCGACGCTCAAG GATAAAAACGCCCTCCACCTTTACTCTGTGAATGGGAAGCACCTCTGCAGCGAGCCTCTGAAGGAGCAGGTGACTGATATGTGTGTTTCAGGGGAGTACGTAGTCATCGGCAGCGAGCAGGGATACCTGTCCATCCGTGACCTCTACAG tctgtctctgtgtgcgGAGCCCATGGCCATGAGGGTGCCGGTGCGTTGCGTCTCGGTCACCAAGGAGCAGAGCCACGTCCTGGTGGGCCTGGAGGACGGCAAGCTGATCATCGTGGGCGTGGGCAAGCCGGCGGAGGTAAAAAACTCGCTGAGGAACTACATCGCTCAGAGCCTGGAGGGATCGCCGCTCATGGCCTCCCCCCTGCTGGCCCCGCTTCGAGCTCGCTCGCCCACCCGCCTGCTGCATCAGCGCGACCAGCTGGTGTTCAGCCCCACCTCCAGCTCCCATAAACCCCAGCGGCTCTAG